One segment of Triticum aestivum cultivar Chinese Spring chromosome 2A, IWGSC CS RefSeq v2.1, whole genome shotgun sequence DNA contains the following:
- the LOC123185941 gene encoding uncharacterized protein → MESGGSPSRTTGGAVTPTSGWMGATAESGSSSTRTADRTVIRMGPVPPLPVVPSRKRILDRSHRPDGGVTIKPLLADSKHRDGSILRESCSWHKMYRMNITDETSVEPMMMSKKPNCQPYSRDCQMHGYCNMMQIYWLKLAYISVDSFYGPVQVYGFLAARDILNPRRNYLFNRGRDDPLEIVQDDDWLNKCLAPREALK, encoded by the exons ATGGAGAGTGGCGGCAGCCCCTCGCGCACAACCGGCGGCGCGGTCACCCCGACGAGCGGCTGGATGGGAGCGACGGCGGAGAGCGGTAGCTCCTCCACGCGCACAGCCGATCGCACGGTGATCCGGATGGGCCCCGTGCCGCCCCTTCCCGTCGTGCCTTCGCGGAAGAGAATCTTGGACCGCTCCCACCGCCCCGACGGCGGCGTGACAATCAAGCCGCTCCTGGCGGACAGCAAGCATCGTGATGGATCCATCCTGCGTGAATCATGTTCGTGGCATAAAATGTATCGTATGAACATCACGGACGAGA CTTCTGTGGAGCCAATGATGATGTCAAAGAAACCCAACTGCCAGCCGTACTCGCGGGACTGTCAGATGCATGGATATTGTAATATGATGCAGATATACTGGCTGAAGCTAGCATATATTTCTGTTGATTCCTTCTATGGCCCAGTTCAGGTGTATGGATTCTTGGCTGCCCGAGACATCCTGAACCCAAGGCGTAATTACCTGTTCAACCGCGGCAGAGATGATCCATTGGAAATAGTTCAGGATGATGATTGGTTGAACAAATGTCTGGCCCCAAGAGAGGCATTGAAATGA
- the LOC123185942 gene encoding uncharacterized protein, with amino-acid sequence MRPCQEVQAALPRSAVQGDAYLLQHKPLQGVRTEAVFEAQVPRGPRARVRVARGSRRRREEGRRQLLARRAEDQGRRWVGAAAVDPEFQDVLNSLKLKIVAGICNDVPPVHRQQLQRGLPAWSARRGRSEDQAGQRGEDQAGAEAARLGRWRGPGRRAGSEAARLGRRRGPSWGGGSPAG; translated from the exons ATGCGACCCTGCCAGGAAGTGCAAGCCGCGCTGCCCCGCTCGGCAGTGCAAGGAGACGCTTACCTTCTCCAACACAAGCCACTGCAAGGGGTGCGGACAGAAGCTGTGTTTGAAGCACAGGTTCCCCGCGGACCACGAGCGCGCGTGCGTGTCGCccgcgggagccgccgccgccgtgaggAGGGCCGGCGGCAACTGCTGGCGCGACGAGCAGAAGACCAAGGACGGCGGTGGGTGGGCGCTGCCGCCGTTGATCCGGAATTTCAAGATGTTCTGAATAGCCTCAAGCTAAAAATTGTGGCTGGGATCTGCAACGACGTTCCTCCAGTCCATCGCCAACAGCTGCA GCGAGGATTACCTGCCTGGAGTGCAAGGCGGGGGCGCAGCGAGGATCAGGCTGGCCAGCGGGGCGAGGACCAAGCTGGGGCGGAGGCGGCCAGGCTGGGGCGGTGGCGAGGACCGGGGCGGCGAGCTGGGTCGGAGGCGGCCAGGCTAGGACGGCGGCGAGGACCAAGCTGGGGCGGAGGCAGTCCTGCTGgttga